The Paenibacillus amylolyticus genome contains the following window.
TATGAGCGAGCAGAGCAACTGCCAATGCGCGGAATCTACGGTGATATTTTCAAGCTGTCCATTCCCATTGTGCTGTCCTCACTTGCGGTTCCTGCCATCAACTTTATTGATTCATCCCTTGTGGTACCACTGCTTAGTGGGCAGATTGGAATTGAAGAAGCGACTGGGGTACTTGCGATCCTTGGTGCGAAGGCTCAAAGTATTGCCGGTATTCCTCCAATTCTCGCTATCGCTTTGAGTCAGTCCCTGGTGCCTGTCATATCGGCAGCATTTGCCCGTAAGGATGAGGCTCATCTGAAGAGTCAGGTTACACTTGCGCTGCGTATATCGATTTTGACAGGTATGCCGATTGTCATTGCACTATGTGCGGCGGCGTATTCGGTCAACGGATTGCTGTTTACCAATCTGGATGGAACGCCGATCATTGCCTTGTTGACATTCGGTACCATTTTCCAGATTACGATGATGACCACCAACTCGATTTTGCTGGGGGTGGGTAAACCGCGGATTACGATGATTAGTGTGGCAGCAGGTGTTGTGGTCAAGCTGATTGCAAGTCTGATTCTCGCGCCGATGTTTGGCATATACGGCATCATTATTGCAACCGCACTGTGTTTCCTGGTGATTACGTACCTGAATCTGCGTGTCTTGCGCAAAATCGTTGATTTCTCCATCATGGGAGATCGTTGGAAAGGGTTTATCATTACGGTCTTGCTTGCAGCAGGTGTAGGATTTGCAACAAACTGGATCGGGAATACGATCTTTGGATTGTTCCTGCCAGCGCGTGTATCCTTCTTGCTTACCTGCCTTGTGGTTGGTGTGCTTGTGGTGGTGGTGTATCTGGTTCTCATGGTTGTGCTGCGTGTACTGCGCAAGGACGAGCTGGGCAGTTACCCCCGTATCCTGCAAAAAATTCTTCGTCCACTTATGCGTCTCCAACGTGGAGCGGGGCAAAGAGCATAAGAATGCGAGGAGCATCGTTCAAGCTTTAATATTTAGTGGAAATAGGATACAAGCTCTGTCTGCTGTTGAAGCGGACAGGGCTTTTTGTATATTTGGCGATCCTCAGCATTAGTGTGTGATGGCTTTGGCATCATGAGCCAGTGCTGTTTTCAGCATGCCATACCGGTGCTCGTGACTCATCTCAAACAGCCATGGCCGACGTGGTGCCGTCAGATAACCGAGACAATCCCGAGTCTGAAGCCAGTCATGTCTGGTAATCGGTTCATATGGCGTATCGCCCCATACGGCGAGCAATTCCGGACTATATAATCGTTGCCCTTCTGGAAGCCATTCCTCATCAAGCAGCGCCTGAGCGTATAATGTGCGTTCACCTGTCTCGTCTTCACGAGGGGTAAACAGGCCAGGCCAATATTCAGCTCGCGAGCCACGATGGGGAACCGAACGTGCGAACGCCAACACTTGTGTGTGTACTTGCTCCATGCCAAATAACAGGGCATACAGGCCTTTGCCAAACCTGATTCGCTCATCCAACTTGCCAAAATGCTCAATGACGCGTCCTGCAAGTCCTGCTCCCGACCAAGAGGAAAGACGATATGATTCAGACCTGCCAGATTATGCAGATGGAAGGCGGGTTTGGAGAGTACTTCTTTTTGAAAATAAGGATGCTGCACGACCCGGCTCTCGATATAGTTCTGCTCATTAATAATTAAAGCTACACTAAGCAGTGAACTGCACCGTTCCAGCCAGAAGCGTTCCCAAAACGGCGTCATAAACGCCGATACGTGAAAGTGTGACAAGAGATGGAAACAGCTTCGTCCGATCCGGCGACTGTTCATATACAGCTGAAGCTGGGGATATGCATCCTGGAAAATGAGTGCATTGCATCGCTCCAGCAGCCGATACATATGCTCGCGATCGCTCTGATTTTGCAGATTATGCATTAGATCACTCTGAAGATCTGTCATGTGGTATCCTCCGTTGCGAGAGACCATATGAGCCAGCAGCGCCCAATGCAGTTCAGGACATTGCTCATAACATTCCAGATAGGCTGCCGTGCGAGTGATATTACTTCGATTATGTTCTTGAGTCAGTGTCTTGATTTCTTCCACAATAATACAATCCTCTTCACAGACGAGTGCGCTTTGAACCGGGTCTGTTCGTGCAAAAGGCTTGCTGCTGGCAGGTAACAAACGCTCCACTTCAGACTGAAGGGCAGCCGCCGTTTCGGTATCCCACTCGATTTCACGGAATGGGTGACGAAGCTGTGCTGAAGCTTGCCATGCCGCTTGTTTACCACGCCAAACTTCCCGGGCCGCTCCCGGAAGGGAACGGACAATCTGCAGGAGGGACCCATGATGCTGTTCGCTGGAAATATCGGTTCTGGTGGAAGTCATGATGTGACATCCTTTCATGATGTTCTGCGTTTAAGTGCACAGACCATGTGGTTTATTCTAAGTATGCGCTGATTATTTGACTTCCACTCGCCAATTTGCTTCACTTAGGGTAAGACAAGGTACAGAAAGGGAGATGAATCGAATGGAACAGATTACTTCCAAACCGGCTTTTGATGTAGCCATCCAATCCCCACGTTTGACGATTGCCGTATTCAAGGCAGACTGGTGTGGAGACTGCAAATACATCGATCCGTTTATGCCAGAGGTTGAAGAGAAATATGCACGCGAACTGACTTTAATTGAGGTCGACGTGGATCAGGTTGGAACGGTTAGTGAAGAGCAGAATATTCTTGGCATTCCCAGCTTTGTGGCGTATACGGATGGCCGCGAACTCGTAAGGTTTGTGAACAAGCTGCGCAAGTCGAGAGAAGAGATTGAGCAGTTCCTGGATCGCGCAGTTGAAGTGTACAACACGATCCATAAATGATTATAAAAGTATGACAGGTTCATGTTGTAAAAGGGTATAATAAAAAGAACGCCATTTCTCTTGAAATAGGGAAATGGCGTTTGTGTGTTCAGGGCTCTGTTCAAGATGCAATTAACTGGTATATCCCTCATAAATATAACCCTAATGACCTGCGGGTCATTATTTCACCAGACGTTAACATTTTGTCACAAAGCGCGGGCGTCAATGAACATTTTATCCGGTATAATGAATTTAGTTGTGAAATA
Protein-coding sequences here:
- a CDS encoding thioredoxin family protein; protein product: MEQITSKPAFDVAIQSPRLTIAVFKADWCGDCKYIDPFMPEVEEKYARELTLIEVDVDQVGTVSEEQNILGIPSFVAYTDGRELVRFVNKLRKSREEIEQFLDRAVEVYNTIHK
- a CDS encoding DUF2515 family protein — encoded protein: MDERIRFGKGLYALLFGMEQVHTQVLAFARSVPHRGSRAEYWPGLFTPREDETGERTLYAQALLDEEWLPEGQRLYSPELLAVWGDTPYEPITRHDWLQTRDCLGYLTAPRRPWLFEMSHEHRYGMLKTALAHDAKAITH
- a CDS encoding polysaccharide biosynthesis protein — translated: MSKKETFIRGTLILAAAALIARVLGLVQRVPLEHILGDVGNASFTISNTVYLMLLTVATAGIPSTLSKMVSERYALGRAGEAQQIYRAALIFAAVAGVVMSALLWFAAPYYATYVSKVPASVSAIRALAPALLLFPAIAMMRGYFQGRGNMTAGGISQIVEQFARVGTAIIVAYVMLQWNYDDQTIAAGASFGGVLGSVGAFGVMLYFTLKLRRSDRAAQLNYERAEQLPMRGIYGDIFKLSIPIVLSSLAVPAINFIDSSLVVPLLSGQIGIEEATGVLAILGAKAQSIAGIPPILAIALSQSLVPVISAAFARKDEAHLKSQVTLALRISILTGMPIVIALCAAAYSVNGLLFTNLDGTPIIALLTFGTIFQITMMTTNSILLGVGKPRITMISVAAGVVVKLIASLILAPMFGIYGIIIATALCFLVITYLNLRVLRKIVDFSIMGDRWKGFIITVLLAAGVGFATNWIGNTIFGLFLPARVSFLLTCLVVGVLVVVVYLVLMVVLRVLRKDELGSYPRILQKILRPLMRLQRGAGQRA